The proteins below are encoded in one region of Segatella copri:
- a CDS encoding replication initiation protein, producing MEQFNQPPPGGQQAFPLTNQQEKQLIAILGVQGLSYQNYSVLELKIVLQIIRHAQKAILGYVIPYQVTSQTFNGFTAEQRAAGHTDVIMKLSELPYGAHHYAQLRTAIKRIESQPILLPFKLEKQTLYRKFACLFKSEIYQDRHKNWMVKFRFDNNVIRFFYSFDKGVSRIDLNAINQCRSASSIKLYIIMNCWGAKGFTICKTAHIQQLMHGREDYYKTWSALDNKCLTFACKDLKRLYQNHIIDQYLTYKPFFLEEGEKVKHHLPEHITFTLHDRRTSGETAEGAEVSSELRGQRSKLKLRLQYNYDVSEKKADQLSGYLRLDMIGDLEDFFLRKDYYIANCRRSNKKMNMGGYMTTAMIGFFKDHGVEGL from the coding sequence ATGGAACAATTTAATCAACCGCCTCCGGGCGGGCAGCAGGCCTTCCCTCTGACAAATCAACAAGAGAAACAACTGATAGCCATCCTTGGCGTACAAGGATTGTCTTACCAGAACTATTCTGTGCTAGAACTCAAAATCGTTCTACAGATTATCAGGCATGCCCAGAAAGCCATCTTGGGCTATGTCATCCCTTATCAGGTAACTTCACAGACTTTTAATGGCTTCACCGCAGAACAGAGAGCTGCAGGCCACACCGATGTCATCATGAAACTGTCGGAGTTACCTTATGGTGCTCATCATTATGCGCAATTGCGCACTGCCATCAAGCGTATAGAATCCCAGCCCATCCTGCTGCCGTTTAAGCTGGAAAAACAGACATTATACCGGAAATTTGCATGCCTGTTTAAGAGTGAGATATACCAAGACCGGCACAAGAACTGGATGGTAAAATTCCGCTTCGACAACAACGTGATTCGGTTTTTCTACAGTTTCGACAAGGGAGTCAGCCGTATCGACCTCAATGCCATCAACCAATGCCGCAGCGCATCGAGCATCAAGTTATATATCATCATGAATTGCTGGGGTGCAAAGGGATTCACCATCTGCAAAACGGCGCATATCCAGCAACTGATGCATGGCAGGGAAGATTACTACAAGACCTGGTCGGCACTGGACAACAAATGTCTGACTTTTGCCTGCAAAGACCTCAAGCGCCTTTACCAGAACCACATCATCGACCAGTATCTTACCTATAAGCCTTTCTTTCTGGAGGAGGGTGAAAAAGTGAAGCATCACCTGCCCGAACACATCACCTTTACCCTGCACGACCGTCGCACTTCTGGCGAAACTGCGGAGGGTGCAGAAGTGAGCAGCGAACTGAGAGGACAGCGGAGCAAACTGAAACTCCGGCTGCAATACAATTATGATGTGAGCGAGAAGAAGGCTGACCAGCTGAGCGGCTATCTCAGGTTAGATATGATTGGCGACCTGGAGGACTTCTTCCTGCGAAAGGATTATTACATAGCCAACTGCAGGCGTTCGAACAAGAAGATGAACATGGGTGGCTATATGACCACAGCGATGATAGGTTTCTTTAAGGATCATGGTGTAGAAGGATTGTAA
- a CDS encoding DUF4248 domain-containing protein: MNYPQRMYSKTELGLLYFPDTTDGATARRHIMGWIKRCEPLWNELQRLGYQEHSQYFPPRQVFTIFEYLGEPGAE, translated from the coding sequence ATGAATTATCCCCAACGTATGTACAGCAAGACCGAGCTGGGTCTGCTCTACTTTCCCGACACAACCGACGGGGCAACAGCGCGCCGTCATATCATGGGATGGATTAAGCGTTGTGAGCCCCTCTGGAACGAGCTGCAACGTTTAGGCTACCAGGAGCATAGCCAGTATTTCCCTCCCCGCCAGGTATTCACCATCTTCGAATATCTGGGCGAGCCGGGGGCGGAATAG
- the ribH gene encoding 6,7-dimethyl-8-ribityllumazine synthase, which produces MATALHNLSEYDFTKIPDASNMCFGIVVAEWNPEITGALLDGAVKTLEKHGALTENIHVKTVPGSFELIYGAHQMVLNGGYDAVIILGSVIRGETPHFDYICEGVTYGIARLNATQEIPVIYGLLTTNDLQQAKDRSGGKLGNKGDECAIDAIKMAKF; this is translated from the coding sequence ATGGCAACAGCACTTCATAATTTATCTGAATACGACTTTACTAAAATACCAGACGCCAGTAACATGTGCTTTGGTATCGTTGTAGCAGAATGGAATCCTGAGATAACGGGCGCTTTGCTCGACGGAGCAGTAAAAACACTCGAAAAACATGGAGCTCTCACTGAGAATATCCATGTGAAAACTGTTCCAGGCAGCTTTGAGCTTATCTATGGAGCCCATCAAATGGTTTTGAATGGCGGCTATGATGCAGTCATCATTTTAGGTAGTGTGATACGTGGTGAAACTCCTCACTTCGATTACATCTGCGAGGGTGTTACCTACGGAATTGCCCGTCTGAATGCTACTCAGGAAATTCCTGTTATCTATGGTCTCTTGACTACCAACGATCTGCAGCAGGCTAAGGATCGTAGCGGCGGCAAGTTGGGTAACAAGGGTGATGAGTGTGCTATAGATGCTATCAAGATGGCTAAGTTCTAG
- a CDS encoding tetratricopeptide repeat protein yields the protein MANNNVQAQETESLNIREAFFLKYKKAIIIAVVAIIVIIAGVFGYVSQISGPREDKASTMLAKGQTYFANQMYEQALKGDGAGYVGFTKIADEYSSTDAGNLANLYAGLCYANLGKWAEAQKSLESFSSEDDQMISPAAESALGDAYAHLNQLDKAVDAFKKAASMADSKAEDGTNNSLSPIFIIKAGEILESQGKKDEALKLYQDAKKKYVNAMLVQSGEIDKYIERASN from the coding sequence ATGGCAAACAACAACGTACAGGCTCAGGAAACAGAGAGCCTAAACATTCGTGAGGCCTTCTTCTTGAAGTACAAGAAGGCAATTATCATTGCAGTAGTAGCTATCATTGTTATCATTGCAGGTGTATTCGGTTATGTATCTCAGATCTCAGGTCCTCGTGAGGACAAGGCTAGCACTATGCTTGCTAAGGGTCAGACCTACTTTGCTAACCAGATGTATGAGCAGGCATTGAAGGGTGATGGCGCAGGCTATGTAGGTTTTACTAAGATTGCTGACGAATACAGCAGCACAGATGCAGGTAACCTGGCAAACCTCTATGCTGGTCTTTGCTATGCAAACCTCGGCAAATGGGCAGAAGCTCAGAAGAGTCTGGAATCTTTCTCTTCAGAAGACGACCAGATGATCAGTCCTGCTGCTGAATCTGCTTTAGGTGATGCTTATGCGCATCTCAACCAGCTCGACAAGGCTGTTGATGCTTTCAAGAAGGCTGCTTCTATGGCAGACAGCAAGGCCGAGGATGGTACAAACAACAGTCTTTCTCCTATATTCATTATCAAGGCAGGCGAGATTCTCGAAAGCCAGGGTAAGAAAGACGAAGCTTTGAAGCTTTATCAGGATGCTAAGAAGAAGTATGTTAACGCTATGCTCGTACAGAGTGGCGAAATCGACAAGTACATCGAGCGCGCTTCTAACTAA
- the recF gene encoding DNA replication/repair protein RecF (All proteins in this family for which functions are known are DNA-binding proteins that assist the filamentation of RecA onto DNA for the initiation of recombination or recombinational repair.), with product MILKNISIINFKNIKSANLELSPKINCLIGHNGMGKTNFLDAIYYLSFCRSAYNSIDSQIITHDEPFFMLEGNYDNDKGEIENVYCGMKRGTKKHFKRNKKEYKRLSQHIGLIPLILVSPSDVSLIEGGSEERRKLMDVVISQYDYSYIEALSNYNKALQQRNALLKMEEEPDITLLELWEQQMASNGELLYRKRQAFVDELVPLFQQIYQQISGDKEQVRLHYVSHCQRGPLLDVIQRDRFKDRAVGYSLHGVHRDDLEFLLGDYPMKREGSQGQNKTFVIALKLAQFTFLQRTSSNTLPLLLLDDIFDKLDAQRVEAIVKLVAGDHFGQIFITDTNRDHLDKILQNMQGDHTIFYVENGEIMK from the coding sequence ATGATTTTAAAGAATATTTCCATTATTAACTTTAAAAATATAAAGAGCGCCAATCTGGAGTTGTCGCCCAAAATCAATTGTCTGATAGGACATAATGGCATGGGAAAGACTAATTTCCTTGATGCAATCTACTATCTCTCTTTCTGTAGGAGTGCCTATAATTCTATCGATTCCCAGATTATTACTCATGATGAGCCTTTCTTTATGCTGGAGGGAAATTATGATAATGATAAGGGGGAGATAGAGAATGTTTACTGTGGCATGAAACGGGGTACTAAGAAGCATTTCAAGAGAAACAAGAAGGAGTATAAGCGTCTTTCGCAACATATTGGACTTATCCCTCTGATTCTGGTTTCTCCATCTGATGTTTCTCTGATAGAAGGGGGAAGTGAAGAGCGCAGAAAACTGATGGATGTGGTCATCTCTCAGTATGATTACTCTTATATAGAGGCTTTGTCCAACTATAATAAGGCTTTGCAACAGAGAAATGCTTTGCTGAAAATGGAGGAGGAGCCTGATATTACGCTGCTGGAACTTTGGGAGCAGCAGATGGCGAGTAATGGTGAATTGCTGTACCGGAAACGGCAGGCTTTCGTTGACGAACTGGTTCCGCTGTTTCAGCAGATTTATCAGCAGATTTCGGGTGATAAGGAGCAAGTCCGTCTTCACTATGTTTCTCATTGCCAGAGAGGTCCTTTGCTGGATGTTATCCAGCGCGACCGGTTTAAGGATCGTGCTGTAGGGTATTCTCTGCATGGTGTTCACCGTGATGATCTGGAGTTTTTGCTGGGTGATTATCCGATGAAGAGAGAGGGAAGTCAGGGGCAGAACAAAACTTTCGTGATTGCCCTGAAACTGGCTCAATTTACTTTCCTGCAGCGCACGAGTTCCAATACGCTTCCTTTGCTCCTCTTAGATGATATTTTCGATAAGTTGGATGCACAGCGGGTTGAGGCTATTGTGAAACTGGTTGCCGGTGACCATTTCGGACAGATTTTTATTACGGATACGAACCGTGATCATTTGGATAAGATTCTCCAGAACATGCAGGGAGATCATACGATATTCTATGTAGAGAATGGGGAAATAATGAAGTAG
- a CDS encoding DUF721 domain-containing protein yields the protein MFKRKVKSIAELLPEFLRKEGLETPLQQKRLIMSWDSVVGDNIAAYCGDKFIKNQTLYVKIENAALRADLTMSRANLVHRLNEQVGAQVIADIRFY from the coding sequence ATGTTTAAAAGAAAAGTTAAGTCAATAGCAGAACTCTTGCCCGAATTTCTGAGAAAGGAAGGGTTGGAGACACCTTTACAGCAGAAACGCCTGATCATGAGTTGGGATTCTGTGGTAGGGGATAATATTGCTGCATATTGTGGTGATAAGTTTATCAAGAACCAGACTCTCTATGTAAAGATAGAGAATGCTGCATTGAGGGCTGACCTCACGATGAGCCGTGCTAACCTTGTTCACCGTTTGAATGAACAGGTTGGTGCACAGGTTATTGCAGATATACGCTTTTATTAA
- a CDS encoding 5-formyltetrahydrofolate cyclo-ligase — MDKKELRKIIKDRKRQYSSRQLEELSLSVLSRLDSNPHLQNVQTILMYYSLPDEVDTHHYIDQLVSRGKRVILPVVLDDTNMELREYSGVQDLKEGAYHILEPKGKIYPEEKYPEIELAVIPGMSFDMKGNRLGRGKGYYDRFLAQIPHAYKIGICFDFQKIKEEGLLPVTPTDICMDEII, encoded by the coding sequence ATGGACAAGAAAGAATTAAGAAAAATCATAAAAGACAGAAAGCGACAGTATTCCTCAAGACAACTTGAGGAACTGTCGCTTTCTGTATTATCACGTTTAGATTCCAACCCGCATCTTCAGAATGTCCAAACCATACTGATGTACTATTCGCTTCCTGATGAAGTGGACACCCATCATTATATAGACCAACTTGTTTCCAGGGGAAAACGGGTGATACTGCCCGTTGTGCTGGACGATACAAATATGGAACTGAGAGAATATTCCGGAGTTCAAGACCTGAAGGAAGGAGCCTATCATATACTTGAACCGAAAGGCAAGATTTATCCGGAAGAAAAATATCCTGAGATAGAACTTGCCGTAATCCCAGGTATGAGTTTCGATATGAAAGGCAACCGGTTAGGAAGAGGAAAAGGCTATTACGACAGATTTCTTGCCCAGATTCCACATGCATACAAAATAGGAATCTGTTTCGACTTCCAGAAAATCAAAGAGGAAGGACTCCTTCCTGTTACCCCTACAGATATATGCATGGACGAAATCATATAG
- a CDS encoding S41 family peptidase: MSKNKTNRFMPFIMAFCVVIGIIIGTFFSNHFSGNRLNVINSGSNRLNNLLHLIDDQYVDPVNIDSLVDKAIPQILAELDPHSVYISAKDAAQATDDLKGSFSGVGVEFVIRQDTIHIQNVIQNGPAEKAGLLAGDKIVAVDGKPFVGKIVTNQEAMHRLKGPKDTKVKIGVIRYGSKKVQTFTVTRGEIPTKSVTAAYMLNDKTGYIRIKNFGENTYPEMLIALAKLSQQGFTNLCIDLRDNSGGYLTAAVNMANEFLPDKKLIVYTQGRKSPRHNYTSDGKGAYQKIPMVVLINEGSASSAEIFAGAMQDNDRATIIGRRSFGKGLVQQQIEFPDHSLIRLTIARYYTPSGRCIQKPYTLGDDKDYEQDLLDRYQHGEFFSQDSIKHTGPAYHTGNGRIVYGGGGITPDIFVPEDTLGMTSYFKEASLSGLILQFAFTYTDDNRPKLNNFKEMMELADYLDSQDMVEKFASYADKRGLKRRNLLIKKSHKLLVRVIDSRIIYNMLDEQAWTQYINLDDPVIKKTLDVFENHAAFPKKPEPAKKRAAKKEKIAMANTPYNYSSLHHNNCMIANA; this comes from the coding sequence ATGAGTAAGAATAAGACCAACCGCTTTATGCCATTCATCATGGCATTCTGTGTTGTGATAGGTATTATCATCGGAACATTCTTTTCCAACCATTTCTCTGGAAATCGCCTCAACGTTATCAATAGTGGAAGCAACCGTCTGAACAACCTGCTCCATCTTATTGATGACCAATATGTAGATCCCGTGAACATCGACTCGCTGGTAGATAAGGCAATTCCACAGATTTTAGCAGAACTGGATCCACATTCCGTATATATCAGTGCTAAAGACGCAGCTCAGGCCACCGACGATCTGAAAGGCTCGTTCTCGGGTGTAGGCGTAGAGTTTGTCATCCGCCAAGATACGATACATATACAGAATGTGATACAGAATGGACCTGCCGAGAAAGCCGGACTTTTGGCAGGAGATAAGATTGTAGCCGTAGACGGCAAGCCTTTTGTCGGCAAGATTGTAACCAATCAGGAGGCAATGCATCGCCTGAAGGGTCCAAAGGATACCAAGGTAAAAATCGGAGTTATACGATATGGAAGCAAGAAGGTTCAGACCTTTACCGTAACCCGAGGTGAAATACCGACAAAGAGTGTTACAGCAGCCTACATGCTAAACGATAAAACTGGCTATATCCGTATCAAGAACTTTGGCGAGAACACCTATCCGGAAATGCTGATTGCTCTGGCCAAACTCTCACAGCAGGGATTCACCAACCTCTGTATTGACCTTCGGGATAACTCAGGTGGTTACCTGACGGCTGCAGTAAACATGGCAAACGAATTCTTGCCAGACAAGAAGCTCATCGTTTACACACAGGGACGCAAATCGCCTAGACATAACTATACGAGTGACGGTAAGGGTGCCTACCAGAAGATTCCGATGGTAGTTCTCATCAATGAAGGTTCTGCATCATCTGCAGAAATCTTTGCGGGTGCCATGCAGGATAATGACCGTGCTACCATCATCGGACGGCGCTCGTTTGGTAAGGGACTGGTTCAGCAACAGATAGAATTCCCTGACCACAGCCTCATCCGTCTGACCATTGCGCGCTACTATACTCCTTCAGGAAGATGCATCCAGAAGCCATATACGCTGGGCGATGACAAGGATTATGAGCAAGACTTGCTTGACAGATACCAGCACGGAGAGTTCTTCTCACAGGATAGCATCAAGCATACAGGACCAGCTTATCATACAGGTAACGGCCGTATTGTCTATGGCGGAGGTGGTATCACCCCAGACATCTTTGTTCCTGAAGATACGCTCGGCATGACATCCTATTTCAAGGAGGCCAGTCTGAGTGGTCTCATCTTGCAGTTTGCCTTCACTTATACAGACGATAACCGTCCGAAGTTGAACAACTTCAAGGAGATGATGGAACTTGCCGATTATCTTGACAGTCAGGACATGGTTGAAAAGTTTGCCAGCTATGCTGATAAACGTGGTTTGAAACGTAGAAATCTTTTAATCAAGAAATCACACAAACTGTTAGTCCGTGTCATCGACAGCCGTATCATCTACAATATGTTGGACGAGCAGGCATGGACCCAGTACATCAATCTTGATGATCCAGTCATTAAAAAGACGCTGGATGTATTTGAGAACCATGCAGCATTTCCAAAGAAACCAGAGCCAGCCAAAAAACGCGCTGCGAAGAAAGAAAAGATAGCTATGGCGAATACGCCCTACAACTATTCTTCCTTACACCATAATAATTGTATGATAGCAAATGCTTAA
- a CDS encoding deoxycytidylate deaminase, translating into MANELSKQTKLDLRYLRMARIWAENSYCKRRQVGALVVKDKMIISDGYNGTPSGFENVCEDNNVTKPYVLHAEANAITKLARSSNNSEGSTLYVTASPCIECAKLIIQSGIKRVVYAEKYRLDDGIKLMQRAGIKVEYLNPEEKTSSVED; encoded by the coding sequence ATGGCAAACGAACTTTCCAAACAAACCAAGCTCGACCTTCGCTATTTGCGAATGGCACGTATATGGGCTGAAAACAGCTATTGCAAACGCCGACAGGTAGGTGCACTAGTTGTAAAAGATAAAATGATTATCAGTGATGGCTACAATGGTACACCGAGCGGATTTGAAAATGTCTGTGAGGATAACAACGTGACCAAGCCATACGTTCTCCATGCGGAGGCTAATGCTATTACGAAACTGGCCCGCAGCAGCAATAACAGTGAGGGAAGTACGCTTTACGTCACCGCCTCTCCATGTATAGAATGTGCCAAACTGATTATACAGTCGGGCATCAAGCGTGTTGTATATGCAGAGAAATACCGTCTGGACGATGGTATCAAACTGATGCAACGAGCAGGAATCAAGGTAGAATACCTCAATCCTGAAGAAAAGACATCTTCTGTAGAAGATTAG
- a CDS encoding M3 family metallopeptidase yields the protein MQDNTIQNRTNPFFVPYNTPHDTVPFERIRLEDYEPAFMEGIRRDDEATDKVVNDPAEPTFENTIARVDPDKGEHYYDLLSRVSNVFSCMMSAETCDEMEEIAQKMSPILTKHANDITLNKKLFERIKFVHDHPNRELTPEEKMLLDTSYDGFVRSGALLDEEGKEKLRKLTEEASMLTLQFSQNLLKENKAFTLHITDEAQLDGLPETAKAAAAHTAKEQEKEGWIFTLDYPSYSPFMTYSTQRELRKQMYMARNTVCTHDNEQNNLEICKRLVNLRRELAQLLGFETYADYVLRHRMASNTEHVYKLLNDLIEAYKPTAEKEVKEVEALAKKLEGKDFEMKPWDFGFYSHKLQMEKYNLDAEMLRPYFQLDKVIGGVFGLANKLYGITFKENKEIPVYHPDVKAYEVFDKDGSYLAVFYADFFPRKGKQGGAWMTEFQGQWIDHKGKNIRPHVSVVMNFTKPTEEKPALLTLGEVETFLHEFGHSLHGMFANTRFESLSGTNVWWDFVELPSQFMENYAIEKDFLRTFAFHYQTGEPLPDELIERIMKSRNFMTAYGCLRQVSFGLLDMAYYTQEKEFTADIMPYEREAWKKAMILPQLQETCMTVQFSHIMAGGYAAGYYSYKWAEVLDADAFSVFKKNGIFDQKTAQSFRDNVLSKGGTEHPMVLYKRFRGQEPTIDALLERNEIKVQHKG from the coding sequence ATGCAAGACAATACAATACAAAATAGAACCAACCCATTCTTCGTGCCTTACAATACACCGCACGATACAGTACCATTCGAACGAATCCGTCTCGAAGATTATGAGCCAGCATTCATGGAGGGAATCCGCCGTGATGACGAGGCTACAGACAAGGTTGTAAACGATCCGGCAGAACCAACCTTTGAGAATACCATTGCAAGAGTTGATCCCGATAAGGGCGAACACTATTACGACCTCTTGAGCCGTGTATCTAACGTTTTCTCTTGCATGATGAGTGCTGAAACCTGCGATGAGATGGAAGAAATTGCGCAGAAGATGAGTCCGATTCTCACCAAGCACGCAAATGACATCACGCTGAACAAGAAACTCTTTGAGCGCATCAAGTTCGTTCACGATCATCCCAACAGAGAACTGACACCAGAAGAGAAAATGCTTCTGGACACCAGCTATGACGGATTCGTACGCAGCGGTGCACTCTTAGACGAAGAAGGTAAAGAGAAACTTCGCAAACTTACAGAAGAAGCCAGTATGCTCACTCTGCAGTTCTCACAGAATCTCTTAAAAGAAAACAAGGCATTTACGCTCCATATCACAGACGAAGCTCAGCTCGACGGACTTCCAGAAACAGCAAAAGCTGCCGCTGCGCATACCGCCAAAGAGCAGGAAAAAGAAGGCTGGATCTTTACACTCGATTATCCAAGTTATTCTCCTTTCATGACCTACTCTACCCAGCGTGAGCTCCGCAAACAGATGTATATGGCACGCAATACGGTATGTACCCATGATAACGAGCAGAACAACCTGGAAATCTGCAAACGACTGGTAAACCTGCGCAGAGAGCTCGCTCAGTTGCTCGGTTTCGAAACCTATGCCGACTATGTTCTTCGCCACCGTATGGCAAGCAATACAGAACATGTATATAAACTTCTCAACGACCTGATAGAGGCTTATAAGCCAACGGCAGAAAAGGAAGTGAAAGAAGTGGAAGCCCTTGCCAAGAAGCTGGAGGGTAAAGATTTCGAAATGAAACCATGGGATTTCGGCTTCTATTCTCATAAACTCCAGATGGAGAAATATAATCTCGATGCAGAAATGCTTCGCCCTTATTTCCAGCTGGACAAAGTGATAGGCGGTGTGTTCGGACTCGCCAACAAGCTGTATGGCATCACCTTTAAGGAGAACAAAGAGATACCGGTATACCACCCAGACGTCAAGGCATACGAGGTATTTGATAAAGACGGAAGCTATCTGGCTGTATTCTATGCCGACTTCTTCCCTCGCAAGGGCAAGCAAGGAGGTGCCTGGATGACAGAATTCCAGGGACAGTGGATAGACCATAAGGGCAAAAACATACGTCCTCACGTAAGTGTGGTAATGAACTTTACCAAGCCAACAGAGGAAAAACCTGCTCTCTTGACATTAGGAGAAGTAGAAACCTTCCTCCATGAGTTTGGTCACAGTCTTCACGGCATGTTTGCCAATACCCGCTTCGAGAGTCTTTCGGGAACCAACGTATGGTGGGACTTCGTAGAATTGCCATCACAGTTTATGGAGAATTATGCAATAGAGAAAGATTTTCTCCGTACATTTGCCTTCCACTATCAGACAGGTGAACCATTGCCAGATGAACTCATAGAGCGCATCATGAAGAGTCGCAACTTCATGACAGCCTACGGTTGCTTGCGCCAGGTAAGTTTCGGATTGCTTGACATGGCATACTACACCCAAGAGAAAGAATTTACTGCCGACATCATGCCTTATGAAAGGGAAGCCTGGAAAAAGGCGATGATATTGCCACAGTTGCAGGAAACCTGTATGACCGTACAGTTCTCCCACATCATGGCAGGAGGTTATGCCGCAGGATATTATAGCTACAAATGGGCAGAAGTACTGGATGCTGATGCTTTCAGTGTATTCAAGAAGAATGGAATCTTCGACCAGAAGACTGCTCAAAGTTTCCGTGACAACGTACTCTCTAAGGGTGGAACAGAGCATCCTATGGTTCTCTACAAACGGTTCCGTGGACAAGAGCCAACCATCGATGCACTGCTGGAACGTAACGAAATCAAGGTACAACATAAAGGATAA
- a CDS encoding Crp/Fnr family transcriptional regulator: MSTNRLYDSLLSLPLFLGMTCYDFQNVAGKTRFDFQKLEAGETIVEEGTSCTRLYYLISGDIKVITQADDYGYQVEEDISAPESFQLERLFGLTQRFTHTYVAKNNCSIMSVSKQEIMKLSDEYEIFRINLLNLVCTQSQKNNRRLFRVPAKTLSERLIRFFESHSVRPAGEKIFHIKMTRLAEEMNVKRIYVSKALNELQSEGLIQLERGRIYIPALENLIKR, encoded by the coding sequence ATGTCAACCAATAGACTATACGACAGTTTATTATCACTCCCATTATTCCTGGGAATGACTTGCTATGACTTCCAGAATGTAGCTGGTAAAACCCGTTTTGACTTTCAAAAACTGGAAGCGGGTGAAACTATAGTTGAAGAAGGCACCAGTTGTACACGTCTATATTATTTAATCAGTGGAGACATTAAGGTGATAACCCAGGCAGATGACTACGGCTATCAGGTAGAAGAAGACATTTCGGCACCGGAATCATTCCAGCTGGAACGACTTTTCGGTCTTACCCAGCGCTTCACCCACACTTATGTGGCAAAGAACAACTGCAGCATCATGTCTGTCAGCAAGCAAGAGATCATGAAGTTATCCGATGAATATGAAATATTCCGCATCAATCTTCTGAACTTGGTCTGCACCCAATCCCAGAAGAACAACCGCAGACTGTTCAGAGTTCCTGCCAAGACACTGAGTGAGCGTCTGATCCGTTTCTTCGAGAGCCACAGCGTCCGCCCGGCAGGCGAGAAAATCTTTCATATCAAGATGACCCGTTTAGCAGAAGAGATGAATGTAAAGCGCATCTATGTATCCAAAGCCCTCAACGAACTACAGTCAGAAGGACTTATCCAGCTAGAACGAGGCAGAATCTATATCCCTGCACTGGAAAATCTCATCAAACGCTAA
- a CDS encoding FAD:protein FMN transferase: MKKKKLIWQIPFLLILIVGTIVIIRQQHNTPYQKDTGFIFGTIYHITYQSDTNYQQEIETELKKVDQSLSPFNKTSVITQVNQGKDIEVDEMFTEVFRMAESISKETNGAFDITVAPMVNLWGFGFKQGVPPTKAKIDSIKTLVGYEKVALEKRRIIKQNPKIMLDCSAIAKGYGSDIVARFLKKKGISNFMVEIGGEIVVNGVSEKQVPWHIGINKPTDDSTNTSQEIQDVLDITDITMATSGNYRNFYYKNGKKYAHTIDPKTGYPVQHNILSATVLAKNCATADAYATSFMVMGMEGAKQILKKHPDLCAYLIYADEKGQNKIWYSPSLKNKILNK, translated from the coding sequence ATGAAAAAAAAGAAACTTATCTGGCAAATTCCATTTCTGTTGATACTTATCGTTGGTACCATCGTTATCATACGTCAGCAGCATAATACGCCCTATCAGAAAGATACCGGCTTTATCTTTGGCACCATCTATCACATTACCTATCAGAGTGATACCAACTACCAGCAAGAGATAGAAACAGAACTCAAGAAGGTAGACCAATCCTTGTCTCCTTTCAATAAGACCTCTGTCATCACACAGGTAAACCAAGGTAAAGATATTGAGGTAGACGAAATGTTTACCGAAGTATTCCGCATGGCAGAAAGCATCTCAAAAGAAACCAATGGAGCCTTTGATATCACGGTTGCCCCAATGGTAAACCTCTGGGGCTTTGGATTCAAGCAGGGGGTACCTCCTACGAAAGCCAAGATAGACAGTATCAAAACGCTGGTAGGTTATGAGAAAGTAGCCTTGGAAAAGAGACGCATCATCAAGCAAAATCCTAAGATCATGCTTGACTGTTCTGCTATCGCCAAAGGATATGGCAGCGACATTGTTGCCAGATTCCTGAAAAAGAAAGGTATCAGCAACTTTATGGTTGAGATTGGTGGAGAAATTGTAGTAAACGGTGTTAGCGAGAAACAAGTGCCTTGGCATATTGGTATCAACAAGCCAACTGACGATTCTACCAATACGAGTCAGGAAATTCAGGATGTACTTGATATTACCGACATAACCATGGCTACGAGTGGTAACTACAGAAACTTCTATTATAAAAACGGCAAGAAGTATGCACATACCATAGACCCCAAAACAGGCTATCCTGTGCAGCATAACATCTTATCTGCAACGGTTTTAGCCAAGAACTGTGCTACAGCCGATGCCTATGCCACCTCGTTTATGGTAATGGGAATGGAGGGTGCAAAACAGATTCTGAAAAAGCATCCGGACCTCTGTGCATATCTCATCTATGCTGACGAGAAAGGACAAAACAAGATATGGTATTCACCATCTCTCAAAAACAAGATATTAAATAAATAA